The Desulfurobacterium indicum genome contains the following window.
GGATCTTGCCATTGCTGCCTACAATGCTGGTCCCGGAAAGATTCTTTCCTTGATGAGACGGTATCATACGGACTCTTTCTGGGATTTAGCAAAGCTTCCCAATGAAACTCTCAATTACGTTCCTAAATTTTATGCAATAGCTACACTTATCAACTCAGGACAGATAAAGGTAGCCTCTTTCAATCATAAGCTTTTGAAAGTAAAAATTCTCTCAAAAACAAGTTTGTATGCCATTGCCAGAAAATTAAAGGTAAGGTATTCGATAATAAAAACCTTCAATAAACAGTATAGAAAAGGTATAGTTCCTGCTTACAGGTATGTCTATATACCTGCTTTTGCCGTCAGGAACAGAACTTTCCTTGCAAAAGCAAAGGATGCAAAAATATACATTTATCGTCCGTATAGAACTGAAAGAGTTGCCAGAATCGCCAGAAAGTTTGGCACAGACGTTCACACTGTGAAAAAACTTAACCGTATAAGGGGAAAATACGTTTACAGAGGCCAAGTTCTTATCATAGTTGCATACAATAACGAAGTTAAAAGTGTGGTAATGAGATGAACAAAGTGAAAAAAGAAGATACGGTTATTTTCTACGATAGAGAAAAGGATAAAAAATACT
Protein-coding sequences here:
- a CDS encoding lytic transglycosylase domain-containing protein, giving the protein MRKLVFGLLLPFLLSVSANAADIRTVVEQESKALLIDQFGGSVATTTKETSQTLNIPWNQPGVQFWLQYYKNHMNRLKLVQQAARYSVFLPYVKPILKKEGLPEVLAYLPIIESEGDPAAVSRAGAAGLWQLMPRTARLYGLRVNYYIDERFDIEKSTRAAARYLKKLYQIFGRWDLAIAAYNAGPGKILSLMRRYHTDSFWDLAKLPNETLNYVPKFYAIATLINSGQIKVASFNHKLLKVKILSKTSLYAIARKLKVRYSIIKTFNKQYRKGIVPAYRYVYIPAFAVRNRTFLAKAKDAKIYIYRPYRTERVARIARKFGTDVHTVKKLNRIRGKYVYRGQVLIIVAYNNEVKSVVMR